In Notolabrus celidotus isolate fNotCel1 chromosome 10, fNotCel1.pri, whole genome shotgun sequence, one DNA window encodes the following:
- the LOC117820818 gene encoding uncharacterized protein LOC117820818: MVHTCVVSGCRNRRTPGTTLSFYRFPRDPERKQRWIAAVNREGWVPNDGSRLCSTHFISGKQVKNPRSPDYVPSVFTSVPSSPEMKEPSALEVLDKQEARVEAANALLFLQGQGSSVSGGTGPEEHPQKEEQDANLEESASSSLSTDEEDDDDDESMSESKRGKFAQVSDASVNFEDALKVLKKENQALRESVERMSLSESSLRNDAEKVKFYTGLPNFFVLETVMWLLAPHMEGMKNVKLSKFQQLLLTLMRLRLDLRNQDLAYRFGVKVSMVTRTVHQMVNIMSSTLVPTAVFWPSRAELRKNLPAALRASHPDCAVIIDCFTVPFEEPVSRGHQQHQQQGLGPSCNVLKFLIGVAPQGVVTFVSRGVLGNVSDKSLAEGCGFLCKLLPGDVVLANRDLDIADSVAARGAIFNIASSYGSSEGSALTESSSETLSVQRHVERVISMVKQRYAMLTGPVESPFTTASERTSNLSTFDKIVQVACALNNLCISAAPLE, translated from the exons ATGGTTCACACATGTGTGGTGTCAGGCTGTAGGAACAGAAGGACCCCGGGCACCACCTTATCCTTCTACCGGTTCCCCCGGGACCCGGAGAGGAAGCAGCGCTGGATCGCTGCTGTGAACAGAGAGGGCTGGGTGCCGAACGACGGCAGTCGGCTGTGTAGTACTCACTTCATCTCAG GTAAACAGGTTAAGAATCCGCGCTCGCCAGATTATGTTCCTTCTGTCTTCACATCAGTTCCCTCGTCCCCGGAGATGAAGGAGCCGAGTGCCTTGGAGGTCCTGGACAAGCAGGAAGCTCGGGTGGAAGCTGCCAACGCCTTGTTGTTCCTGCAGGGTCAGGGCAGCTCTGTGTCCGGGGGGACGGGCCCGGAGGAGCATCCTCAGAAGGAGGAGCAAGACGCCAACTTGGAGGAGAGTGCCTCCTCTTCTCTTAGCACggatgaagaggatgatgacgatgatgaatCTATGAGTGAGAGTAAGAGAGGGAAGTTTGCTCAGGTGTCTGATGCGTCGGTGAACTTTGAGGACGCTCTGAAAGTCTTGAAGAAGGAGAACCAGGCGCTCAGGGAGTCTGTGGAGAGAATGTCGCTCTCTGAGAGCTCTTTGAGGAACGATGCAGAGAAGGTGAAGTTTTACACGGGCTTACCAAACTTCTTCGTCCTAGAGACAGTCATGTGGCTGCTGGCGCCTCACATGGAGGGGATGAAGAACGTGAAGCTCTCCAAGtttcagcagctgctgctgacaCTGATGCGACTTCGCCTGGACCTCCGCAACCAGGACCTGGCCTACCGCTTTGGAGTGAAAGTCAGCATGGTGACCAGGACTGTTCATCAGATGGTCAACATCATGTCCTCCACTCTGGTGCCCACGGCCGTCTTCTGGCCTTCAAGAGCCGAGCTCAGGAAGAACCTCCCGGCGGCTCTCCGTGCCTCCCACCCTGACTGTGCCGTCATCATCGACTGTTTCACGGTGCCCTTTGAGGAGCCGGTCTCCCGGGGCCACCAGCAGCATCAACAGCAAGGGCTGGGGCCGAGCTGTAACGTGTTAAAGTTTCTGATCGGCGTGGCCCCACAAGGCGTCGTCACGTTCGTCTCCAGGGGCGTGCTTGGGAACGTCAGCGATAAAAGCCTGGCGGAGGGCTGCGGCTTCCTGTGCAAGCTTCTTCCAGGAGACGTGGTGTTAGCTAACCGGGATCTAGACATTGCAGATTCTGTCGCTGCCCGAGGAGCGATCTTTAACATTGCCAGCAGCTACGGGAGCTCAGAGGGATCAGCCCTCACTGAGTCCTCCTCTGAGACTCTGAGTGTGCAGAGGCACGTGGAGAGGGTGATCTCCATGGTGAAGCAGAGGTACGCCATGCTCACGGGCCCCGTCGAGAGCCCCTTCACCACGGCCTCCGAGCGCACGTCCAACCTCTCCACCTTTGATAAGATTGTGCAAGTCGCCTGTGCCTTAAACAACCTGTGCATCTCTGCTGCTCCACTAGAGTGA
- the ska3 gene encoding spindle and kinetochore-associated protein 3, whose product MDPTARFFSKLRKLSVTLETETEKLKTDFENRNNNEDDDDDSETTARAMRAYHEMNCDVGNMKGQIQEHLAQQKARESEVSSFIKSCRVMKQRVTQDIQTLRGHWEKYGYQAPQDTQKQTKAKSQGSEAEDEAADEDEANAAEEEGSQEEARGDDSTSPSNPGPPPFTDVMRTPQLSDFGLSEMQLKRALAGAAWCAEVPPMPEMSLPHPALSSPAPPPMPLTPKCALRMDDDELQTPQMHDFGISEHTMCLNNDFTMDLFRKNVPKPQRASQDMPAPPGNSLMESLQTQANKLESPEAPVFCTPGFKIKKTNSHCTPQAPGSDDPGSPTLPENLSTTPEVPAFQTPYVNRLVSSKKRAWQDEPIKMQTDDDSHSFELQTTPPNGTTGSKRTWEYNVPDISITGAEDKQMPEMPNLESLLGNTLQSRSAKMQKKTSEYKETTKEPTVKSLELDGHSQEFSLRTPNARMDYEDPSTPEMPDLSSVTQDICKLLSEAQKKKTAVAVVNPNIRPEKDRNSPLSTARSLPLVSESEFQSLPSYLKQMTLSSLNQAVHSINRYSGEQAEFQMEELRRITNVGPRTPVYILCLTELKRLKHVGGARNTSVYTLSMHN is encoded by the exons ATGGATCCAACGGCTCGATTCTTCTCCAAGCTGAGGAAACTGTCTGTGACTTTagagactgagacagagaagctgaagacagactttgaaaacagaaacaacaacgaagatgatgatgatgacagtg aaacTACAGCGAGAGCGATGAGAGCGTATCATGAGATGAACTGTGATGTTGGTAACATGAAG GGACAGATCCAGGAACATTTGGCTCAGCAGAAAGCCCGAGAGAGTGAAGTGAGCAGCTTCATTAAGTCCTGTAGAGTGATGAAGCAGAGGGTCACACAGGACATCCAGACACTGAGGGGACACTGGGAAAAATATGGCTACCAAGCTCCACAAGACACCCAGAAACAAACCA aggctAAAAGTCAGGGCTCAGAAGCCGAAGATGAAGCAGCAGACGAGGATGAAGCTAacgcagcagaagaagagggaaGCCAGGAGGAGGCGAGAGGCGATGACTCCACGTCGCCTTCAAACCCAGGTCCTCCGCCTTTCACCGATGTGATGCGAACCCCTCAGCTCTCTGACTTTGGCCTGTCTGAGATGCAACTAAAAAGAGCTCTGGCGGGGGCGGCGTGGTGCGCTGAAGTGCCCCCGATGCCAGAAATGAGTCTCCCTCACCCTGCACTCAGCTCCCCAGCGCCCCCACCCATGCCCTTGACTCCAAAATGTGCCCTGCGGATGGATGATGATGAGCTTCAGACGCCACAAATGCATGACTTTGGGATCTCCGAGCACACCATGTGTCTGAACAACGACTTCACTATGGATCTCTTCCGGAAGAACGTTCCAAAGCCCCAAAG AGCATCACAGGACATGCCTGCACCTCCAGGTAACTCTCTGATGGAGAGTTTGCAGACTCAAG CAAATAAGCTGGAGTCCCCAGAGGCGCCCGTATTTTGCACCCCAGGGTTCAAGATTAAGAAGACAAACAGTCACTGCACCCCTCAGGCTCCAGGCAGTGATGATCCAGGGTCCCCTACTCTGCCTGAAAACCTGTCCACCACCCCTGAGGTCCCTGCCTTTCAAACCCCGTATGTGAACAGACTGGTCAGCTctaaaaag AGAGCATGGCAGGATGAGCCCATCAAAATGCAAACTGATGATGACAGCCACAGCTTTGAACTCCAAACAACCCCTCCTAACGGAACAACCGGCTCCAAACGCACCTGGGAATACAATGTACCGGATATATCCATCACGGGTGCGGAGGACAAGCAGATGCCAGAGATGCCAAACCTGGAGTCCCTGCTCGGAAATACTTTACAAAGT AGAAGTGCAAAAATGCAGAAGAAGACCAGTGAGTATAAAGAGACGACCAAGGAGCCCACTGTAAAGAGTCTGGAGCTGGATGGACACAGCCAGGAGTTCAGCCTTAGGACCCCTAACGCCAGGATGGACTACGAGGACCCCAGCACCCCGGAGATGCCTGACCTCAGCTCTGTCACACAGGACATCTGTAAA ctttTGTCCGAggctcagaagaagaagactgccgTGGCCGTTGTGAACCCAAATATCAGaccagagaaagacagaaacag TCCTCTTTCTACAGCGAGGAGTCTACCTCTGGTGTCAGAGAGCGAGTTCCAGAGTCTACCCAGCTACCTGAAGCAGATGACTCTCAGCAGCTTAAACCAGGCTGTTCACAGCATCAACAGATACTCAG GAGAACAGGCAGAGTTTCAgatggaggagctgaggaggatTACTAATGTTGGACCCCGGACCCCCGTGTACATCCTCTGTCTGACGGAGCTCAAGAGGCTGAAGCATGTGGGAGGAGCCAGAAACACCTCTGTGTACACTCTGAGCATGCACAACTAA